Genomic window (Thiosulfatimonas sediminis):
GTCGGGCATACCGCCGGCGACATTTTACTGAATCAGATCGCGGTCATGCTTGCCCAACATACCGAAAAACACGGGTTTTTGTCACGCATTGGCGGTGATGAATTTGGGATTTTATTAAACAATTTCAATTTGCAACAAGCGCAAGAATTTGCCGAAAAACTGCGCTACAGCATCAGCCAACACCGGTTTTACTGGGAAGGTAAACGCTTTCAAGTCAGCAGCAGTATCGGCATTGCGCTGATTCACGGCAACCTGAGCAAAACGCTAATTCTGTCACGTGCCGACATCGCCTGCTATCTCGCTAAAGACAAAGGACGTGATCGCATCGAGATGTACCACGAAGATGATTTAAGCCGTCAACAAGACCAAAACATCATCGACTGGGTGGGACGTATCCGCCATGCGTTAGACGAAAATCGATTCCTACTGTATGCCCAAAAAATTGTTGATTTAAACGCCGATCCAGACGTTAAACCAACACAGCAACGCTATGAAATCCTGATACGCATGAAAGACCAAGATGGGCAAATCATCTCTCCTGGGCAATTTCTACCGGCAGCAGAGCGTTTTGATTTAATGAGTGAACTAGACCTCTACATCACCCAACGGGCGATTCGTTGGTTAAAAGTGCACAGCGAGAAAATTGAACTACTAAACATTAACATTTCCGGACAGTCCCTCAGCCAAGAGAACTTCAGCCGAAAATTACTGGAATTTTTAGAACAAAACCAAGCCAACAATCATAAAATTTGTTTTGAAATCACCGAAACCGTAGCCATCAATCAAATGAGCAATACCATTGACTTCCTAAACAAAGTCAAAAGCTTTGGCTGCCTACTCGCACTGGATGACTTTGGCTCCGGCTTTGCCACCTTCTCATGGCTTAAGAATTTACCGGTTGATTTTGTCAAAATCGACGGCGCCTTTATCACAGATGTTTTACATGATCCGGTCGATGCCGTCATGGTACAAACCATTCGTGACATTGCAGAAATTATGCAAATTGCCTCGATTGCCGAATTTGTCGAAAATGAAGCCGTTTCCGACTGGTTAAAAACCATCGGAATCCACTATGCGCAAGGTTACCATTTTGACCGCCCTCGCCCAATAAGTGAAATCTTTGACTAAAGAGATACAGAAGCAGCCCAACTGGCTTAAGGCAAAGAAGCCAGTTGGGCTGCTTCTGTGCATCTGTAAAGCCACGAATATAAGCAACCATTGATAGCGTATTAAAAAAATGCCATAATTACGGTTTAGCGCCGATTTGAAATCAGCTTGCGGGCGCAATTATAAGTACGGCTAAAGCGAGGGGCTTTTCTCTTTATCCTGTCTCCCGTTGTCTTTCCGTACCTCGTTTAAAATTATTTTCTGTTTTCGAGGAACCGTTATGAACAAAACCACAGTATTTACCTCCGAGTCCGTCTCTGAAGGCCATCCAGATAAAATCGCAGACCAAATTTCCGATGCGATGTTGGATGCGATTCTTGAACAAGATCCGCGTGCGCGCGTTGCCTGCGAAACGTTTGTTAAAACCGGTATGGTATTAATTGGTGGCGAAATCACCACCGATGCTTGGGTAGATCAAGAAGAGTTAGTGCGCAAAGTCGTCAAAGAAATTGGCTACGATCACGGCGATTTAGGCTTTGACGGTGAAACCTGCGCCGTATTGTCTTCAATTGGCAAACAATCCCCAGAAATCGCGATGGGCGTGGATGAAACCAACGAGCACGAACAGGGCGCCGGCGATCAAGGTTTGATGTTCGGTTACGCCTCAAACGAAACGGACGTACTGATGCCTGCTCCGATTTTCTACGCGCATCGTCTAATGGAACGTCAAGCCGCAGTGCGCAAATCCGGTGCTTTAAGCTGGTTGCGTCCAGATGCAAAATCACAAGTCACCCTGCGTTATCAAGATGGTCAACCGGTCGCAATCGACGCGGTCGTACTGTCCACACAACACAGTCCAGAAGTGGATAACAAAACCCTGCGTGAAGCGGTGATGGAAGAAATCATCAAACCGGTATTACCTGCGGAGTGGCTTCATAAAGAGACTAATTTCCACATCAATCCGACCGGCCGTTTTGTTATCGGCGGCCCTGTGGGCGACGCGGGCTTAACCGGTCGTAAAATCATTGTGGATACATACGGCGGTATGGCGCGTCATGGTGGCGGCGCTTTCTCCGGCAAAGACCCTTCAAAAGTTGACCGTTCAGCTGCTTATGCCGGTCGTTATGTAGCCAAAAACATTGTTGCCGCCGGTTTAGCAGACAAGTGTGAAATCCAGATTTCTTACGCCATCGGCGTAGCCGAACCAACCTCGATCAGCATCGAGACTTTCGGCACCGAAAAAGTGGACATTACCCTCATTGAGCGATTGGTGCGCGAACACTTTGACCTTCGCCCGAAAGGCTTAATTGCGATGCTTGACTTATATCGTCCGATTTACCAAAAAACCGCCTCTTACGGTCACTTTGGTCGCGAGTTACCGGAATTTACTTGGGAAAAAACCGATAAAGCGGATGCTCTGCGCACTGACGCCGG
Coding sequences:
- the metK gene encoding methionine adenosyltransferase translates to MNKTTVFTSESVSEGHPDKIADQISDAMLDAILEQDPRARVACETFVKTGMVLIGGEITTDAWVDQEELVRKVVKEIGYDHGDLGFDGETCAVLSSIGKQSPEIAMGVDETNEHEQGAGDQGLMFGYASNETDVLMPAPIFYAHRLMERQAAVRKSGALSWLRPDAKSQVTLRYQDGQPVAIDAVVLSTQHSPEVDNKTLREAVMEEIIKPVLPAEWLHKETNFHINPTGRFVIGGPVGDAGLTGRKIIVDTYGGMARHGGGAFSGKDPSKVDRSAAYAGRYVAKNIVAAGLADKCEIQISYAIGVAEPTSISIETFGTEKVDITLIERLVREHFDLRPKGLIAMLDLYRPIYQKTASYGHFGRELPEFTWEKTDKADALRTDAGL